Below is a window of Tistrella bauzanensis DNA.
CGCTGACCGAGGGCCTGCCGCTCGCCGACTGGGTTCTGGTCGATGCGGGTCCGGTGGTCGTGCATCTGTTCCGGCCGGAAGTGCGCGCGTTCTACAATCTGGAAAAGATGTGGGGCGCCAACCTTCCCGGCGACGGATCGCAGCGCGTCGCGGAGTGATCCGCCGCCCCGGTAACCTGCCGGGGACCGGCCGATGAGCCTGGTTCTGCGCATCACCCTGGTCGCCGTCGGCCGTGCCCGCGGCGGCCCGGAAGCGGCGCTGGTGGACGATTATGTCCGCCGGCTGCGCTGGCCGTTCACGCTGGTCGAGGTTCAGGCCCGCAAGGCGACGCTGCAGAGCGATGCCCTGAAAGCCGAGGAAGCCCAGGCGATCCGCGCGAAACTGCCTGCCGGCGCCGCTCTGGTGGCGCTGGACGAACGCGGCCGGCTGCTCGACAGCCGGGGCTTCGCCGGCGCATTGGGGGGCTTTGCCGAGGCCGGCCGGCGCGAGGTAGCGCTGATCATCGGCGGTGCCGACGGGCTGGACGCGGGCCTGCGCGATCAGGCCGATCTGGTCGTGGCGCTGGGCCGGCTCACTTTCCCCCATATGCTGGTGCGTGCACTGATCGCCGAACAGATCTATCGTGCACAAACCATTCTGGACGGCCATCCCTATCACCGGGACTGACTGCCGGCCGCGTTGCCATGACCAGGGGGTCCGATGGAATTCGACATGCGCCGCATGGCGGCACCCGACCGCTACAAGATCCTCGGCTCCACCATCACGCCGCGCCCGATCGCCTGGGTCACCTCGCTGTCGGCCGAGG
It encodes the following:
- the rlmH gene encoding 23S rRNA (pseudouridine(1915)-N(3))-methyltransferase RlmH, with protein sequence MSLVLRITLVAVGRARGGPEAALVDDYVRRLRWPFTLVEVQARKATLQSDALKAEEAQAIRAKLPAGAALVALDERGRLLDSRGFAGALGGFAEAGRREVALIIGGADGLDAGLRDQADLVVALGRLTFPHMLVRALIAEQIYRAQTILDGHPYHRD